One window of the Quadrisphaera setariae genome contains the following:
- a CDS encoding 3' terminal RNA ribose 2'-O-methyltransferase Hen1, translating into MLLTITVTASPAMPVARDLGFLLHKHPDRAQSSEVFGGTAHVLWPEADEARATAALLLDVDTAALQRSRGRRETPEGFALADHVNDRPYAASSLLSVALGKVFRTALAGRCDARPELPGEPFPLEVHVPSLVSRGGAALVRRLFEPLGWDVEARTEPLDPQVPEWGESRVVDVHLRGTLRLADALGQLYVLLPVLDDAKHYWVSFDEVDKLVRAGGDWLPSHPDRELVMTRYLRHQRSLVRDAVARLDDVEGLPCPALVDDTAAASTTAGAGRAEPLAVLRREAVLAVLREAGAASVVDLGCGEGGLVRELLRDPRFTRVVGADVSARELDKAARRIGTDRLPDTVAARLELLQTSATYRDERLAGVDAVTLVEVVEHLDPPRLPALERSVFAHARPRTVVVTTPNAEHNVRYPALAAGAFRHPDHRFEWTRSEFAAWASEVAGRHGYVVVVSPVGQDDGEVGPPTQMAVFTRRETSDVTEGAA; encoded by the coding sequence GTGCTCCTCACGATCACCGTGACGGCGTCGCCGGCGATGCCGGTGGCGCGAGACCTCGGCTTCCTGCTGCACAAGCACCCCGACCGGGCGCAGTCCAGCGAGGTGTTCGGCGGCACCGCGCACGTGCTGTGGCCGGAGGCGGACGAGGCCCGAGCCACCGCGGCGCTCCTGCTCGACGTCGACACCGCCGCCCTGCAGCGCAGCCGCGGCCGCCGGGAGACCCCCGAGGGGTTCGCGCTGGCCGACCACGTCAACGACCGGCCGTACGCGGCGTCGTCGCTGCTGTCGGTGGCGCTCGGCAAGGTGTTCAGGACGGCGCTCGCCGGGCGCTGCGACGCCCGCCCCGAGCTGCCCGGCGAGCCCTTCCCGCTGGAGGTGCACGTGCCGTCGCTGGTGAGCCGCGGCGGCGCCGCGCTCGTGCGGCGCCTCTTCGAGCCGCTGGGCTGGGACGTCGAGGCGCGCACCGAGCCGCTGGACCCGCAGGTGCCGGAGTGGGGCGAGTCCCGCGTCGTCGACGTCCACCTGCGCGGGACGCTGCGCCTGGCCGACGCGCTGGGCCAGCTGTACGTGCTGCTGCCCGTCCTCGACGACGCCAAGCACTACTGGGTGAGCTTCGACGAGGTGGACAAGCTCGTCCGCGCCGGCGGCGACTGGCTGCCGTCCCACCCCGACCGCGAGCTCGTCATGACGCGCTACCTGCGCCACCAGCGCTCCCTGGTGCGCGACGCCGTCGCCCGCCTCGACGACGTCGAGGGCCTCCCCTGCCCCGCCCTCGTCGACGACACCGCCGCCGCCTCCACGACGGCCGGCGCAGGACGGGCGGAGCCGCTGGCGGTGCTGCGCCGCGAGGCGGTGCTGGCGGTGCTGCGCGAGGCCGGTGCGGCCAGCGTCGTCGACCTCGGCTGCGGCGAGGGCGGGCTCGTGCGCGAGCTGCTGCGGGACCCGCGCTTCACGCGCGTGGTCGGCGCGGACGTCTCCGCCCGCGAGCTGGACAAGGCCGCCCGCCGCATCGGCACGGACCGGCTCCCCGACACCGTGGCCGCCCGGCTGGAGCTGCTGCAGACGTCCGCCACCTACCGCGACGAGCGCCTCGCCGGCGTCGACGCCGTGACGCTCGTGGAGGTGGTCGAGCACCTCGACCCGCCGCGGCTGCCCGCGCTGGAGCGCAGCGTCTTCGCGCACGCTCGCCCGCGCACCGTCGTCGTCACCACTCCCAACGCGGAGCACAACGTGCGCTACCCGGCCCTGGCCGCGGGCGCCTTCCGGCACCCGGACCACCGCTTCGAGTGGACGCGCTCCGAGTTCGCCGCGTGGGCGTCGGAGGTGGCCGGGCGCCACGGCTACGTCGTCGTCGTCAGCCCGGTGGGGCAGGACGACGGCGAGGTGGGCCCACCCACGCAGATGGCCGTGTTCACCCGGCGCGAGACCAGCGACGTCACGGAGGGAGCGGCATGA
- a CDS encoding ferredoxin reductase family protein: MTATADPATRRTRRDAVPSPAPVRAGRSWGGDAAGAAALGSLVVVTALWLHDGGLQQLLATGSYGTADSLTSAGRLLGLLASDLLLLQCLLLARIPWVERTWGQDRLVRWHRWTGFTSFWGMVAHIGVITLGYSWAGDAGAGARLRALAAEGWDLLVSYPGMLLAAAGTACLVMVVVTSVRAARRRLRYESWHLLHLYAYLGVALALPHQLWTGSDFVGNPVATAYWWALWAAAATALLVFRLGVPAWHTWHRRLRVAGVVQEAPGVVSVAVRGHRLDRLGWQAGQFAVLRFRDGPGWTRGNPYSLSAAPHPEWMRVTVRDAGDGSARAAHLRPGTRVLLEGPFGRLTLQAREDPTRPVLLVGAGVGTAPLRALFEAVPPAVPALLVQRASREADVLHGQELHEIAAASGGSKRAAALVGPRAAGSWLPQEWAHLDDAGALLHLAPWVAGADVYVCGPGPWAQAVERAARRAGVPRSRVHVEGFAW, encoded by the coding sequence GTGACCGCGACCGCCGATCCCGCCACGCGGCGCACCCGGCGCGACGCCGTCCCGTCACCGGCCCCCGTCCGCGCCGGCCGCAGCTGGGGCGGTGACGCCGCCGGCGCCGCAGCGCTCGGCAGCCTCGTCGTCGTCACCGCGCTGTGGCTGCACGACGGCGGCCTGCAGCAGCTGCTCGCCACCGGCTCGTACGGCACCGCCGACTCCCTCACCTCCGCCGGTCGCCTGCTGGGCCTGCTCGCTTCCGACCTGCTCCTGCTGCAGTGCCTGCTGCTGGCCCGCATCCCGTGGGTGGAGCGCACGTGGGGACAGGACCGGCTGGTCAGGTGGCACCGCTGGACCGGCTTCACCTCGTTCTGGGGGATGGTCGCCCACATCGGCGTCATCACCCTCGGCTACTCCTGGGCCGGTGACGCTGGCGCCGGTGCGCGCCTGCGGGCCCTGGCGGCCGAGGGGTGGGACCTCCTCGTCAGCTACCCCGGCATGCTCCTGGCTGCCGCCGGCACCGCCTGCCTCGTCATGGTGGTGGTCACCTCCGTGCGCGCCGCCCGCCGCCGCCTGCGCTACGAGTCCTGGCACCTGCTGCACCTGTACGCCTACCTCGGCGTGGCCCTCGCGCTGCCGCACCAGCTGTGGACCGGCAGCGACTTCGTCGGGAACCCGGTCGCCACCGCCTACTGGTGGGCCCTGTGGGCTGCGGCCGCCACGGCGCTGCTCGTCTTCCGCCTCGGCGTGCCCGCCTGGCACACCTGGCACCGCCGCCTGCGCGTGGCGGGCGTGGTGCAGGAGGCCCCCGGCGTCGTCTCCGTGGCCGTGCGCGGGCACCGCCTCGACCGGCTCGGCTGGCAGGCCGGGCAGTTCGCCGTGCTCCGCTTCCGGGACGGACCGGGCTGGACCCGCGGCAACCCCTACTCCCTCTCCGCCGCGCCCCACCCCGAGTGGATGCGCGTCACCGTGCGCGACGCGGGCGACGGCAGCGCCCGCGCGGCCCACCTGCGCCCCGGCACGCGCGTGCTGCTCGAGGGGCCGTTCGGGCGGCTGACCCTCCAGGCTCGCGAGGACCCGACGCGTCCCGTGCTGCTGGTCGGCGCGGGGGTCGGCACCGCCCCGCTGCGCGCCCTCTTCGAGGCCGTCCCACCCGCCGTGCCCGCCCTGCTCGTGCAGCGCGCCAGCCGCGAGGCCGACGTCCTGCACGGACAGGAGCTGCACGAGATCGCCGCGGCCTCCGGCGGCAGCAAGCGGGCCGCGGCGCTCGTCGGACCCCGCGCCGCCGGCTCCTGGCTCCCGCAGGAGTGGGCCCACCTCGACGACGCCGGAGCCCTGCTGCACCTCGCCCCCTGGGTGGCCGGCGCCGACGTCTACGTCTGCGGCCCCGGTCCCTGGGCGCAGGCCGTCGAGCGCGCCGCCCGGCGCGCCGGGGTACCGCGCTCGCGGGTGCACGTGGAGGGGTTCGCGTGGTGA
- a CDS encoding FMN-binding protein codes for MRRITLWLVSTLSALVLLLSYRTSTAGTGADEAAAQPAPGTTTSSAPPSTSTGAGAEPSASAASEPPSSSSSSSSSGTYTGQSADTRWGPVQVRITVTDGRITDVEAVEYPQENHHDVEINSWALPRLQQEVLAAQSAQVDAVSGATVTSDGYLTSLQSAIDQAHL; via the coding sequence ATGAGGCGGATCACGCTGTGGCTGGTGTCGACGCTCAGCGCCCTGGTGCTGCTGCTGTCCTACCGGACCAGCACGGCGGGCACCGGCGCTGACGAGGCGGCCGCCCAGCCGGCCCCAGGGACGACGACGTCGAGCGCGCCCCCGTCCACGTCGACGGGTGCAGGCGCTGAGCCGTCGGCGAGCGCCGCCTCGGAGCCGCCGTCGTCGTCCTCCTCCTCGAGCAGCAGCGGCACGTACACCGGCCAGAGCGCGGACACCCGCTGGGGCCCGGTCCAGGTGCGGATCACCGTGACGGACGGGAGGATCACCGACGTCGAGGCCGTCGAGTACCCGCAGGAGAACCACCACGACGTCGAGATCAACTCCTGGGCGCTCCCGCGGCTGCAGCAGGAGGTGCTCGCCGCTCAGAGCGCCCAGGTCGACGCGGTCAGCGGCGCCACGGTCACCAGCGACGGGTACCTGACGTCGCTGCAGTCCGCGATCGACCAGGCGCACCTGTGA
- a CDS encoding FAD:protein FMN transferase — protein sequence MSELPRRAWVQQVMGLPVSVHVRGAALEDDDGARSDVEAAVAELFAELRRLDARFSTYRPDSEVSLLRTRAGALGGDGSPGEPSPLLAEVQHLCAVARGATGGAFDADLPGGWDPSGLVKGWAVERAVRPLRAVCSERGLDWLVDAGGDVLLRAVDGRTWSVGVEDPADPSRLLGALRLRDGAVATSGSVHRGAHVVDPETGRPASTSAQATVVGPSLLWADVFATAAVVKAGGGAEVARAWLDTLSGYRGSLASSP from the coding sequence GTGAGCGAGCTGCCCCGCCGCGCCTGGGTGCAGCAGGTGATGGGCCTGCCCGTCAGCGTGCACGTCCGCGGCGCCGCCCTGGAGGACGACGACGGCGCGCGCAGCGACGTGGAGGCCGCCGTGGCGGAGCTCTTCGCCGAGCTGCGCCGCCTGGATGCGCGCTTCAGCACGTACCGGCCCGACAGCGAGGTCAGCCTCCTGCGCACCCGTGCCGGTGCGCTGGGTGGCGACGGTTCGCCGGGGGAGCCGTCGCCGCTGCTGGCCGAGGTGCAGCACCTGTGCGCCGTCGCCCGAGGTGCCACGGGCGGCGCCTTCGACGCCGACCTGCCCGGCGGCTGGGACCCGTCCGGTCTGGTCAAGGGGTGGGCCGTGGAGCGGGCGGTGCGGCCGCTGCGGGCGGTGTGCTCCGAGCGCGGGCTCGACTGGCTGGTCGACGCCGGCGGTGACGTGCTGCTCCGCGCCGTGGACGGGCGCACGTGGTCGGTGGGCGTCGAAGACCCGGCCGACCCCTCCCGCCTGCTCGGCGCCCTGCGCCTGCGCGACGGTGCGGTGGCGACGTCGGGGTCGGTGCACCGGGGTGCGCACGTCGTCGACCCGGAGACGGGGCGGCCGGCGAGCACGTCCGCGCAGGCGACGGTGGTGGGACCGTCGCTGCTGTGGGCGGACGTGTTCGCCACCGCAGCCGTCGTCAAGGCCGGCGGGGGAGCGGAGGTGGCCAGGGCGTGGCTGGACACCCTCTCCGGCTACCGCGGCTCCCTGGCCTCCTCGCCGTGA
- a CDS encoding RtcB family protein: MEKINDRLLSWASILEEETRKQALATSRMPFVFPHVALMPDAHLGKGATVGSVIPTERSLIPAAVGVDIGCGMSAVLTPLVADDLRARGSLAPLREAIAAAVPLSAGRYNDQLTTTAAARVTALEALAEQARFDPGATTGNWRLQLGSLGSGNHFIEVSLDEAERVWVFLHSGSRGVGNKIAQRHIAVAADLCAKWWISLPHPDLAYLVEGTDEFWAYVRELRWAQEFARLNRAEMVDRVMTCVEEFVGRDLERLEEVSCHHNYTEQERHFGRQVWLSRKGAISAKAGELGLIPGSMGDRSYVVAGLGNRVALSSAPHGAGRALSRAKARRTFTQEDLVERMAGVEWDASSPAFLDEHPGAYKPIDVVMADAADLVEVRHELRQVVNVKGD, encoded by the coding sequence GTGGAGAAGATCAACGACCGGCTGCTGTCCTGGGCCTCGATCCTCGAGGAGGAGACCAGGAAGCAGGCCCTCGCGACGTCCCGCATGCCCTTCGTGTTCCCGCACGTGGCCCTCATGCCCGACGCGCACCTCGGCAAGGGAGCCACCGTCGGCTCCGTCATCCCGACCGAGCGCTCGCTCATCCCGGCCGCCGTGGGAGTGGACATCGGCTGCGGGATGAGTGCCGTGCTCACGCCGCTGGTGGCTGACGACCTGCGCGCCCGTGGATCCCTCGCGCCGCTGCGCGAGGCGATCGCCGCCGCCGTCCCCCTGTCGGCGGGTCGCTACAACGACCAGCTGACGACGACGGCGGCCGCGCGCGTCACCGCCCTGGAGGCGCTCGCCGAGCAGGCCCGCTTCGACCCGGGCGCGACGACCGGCAACTGGCGCCTCCAGCTCGGCTCGCTCGGGTCCGGCAACCACTTCATCGAGGTCTCCCTCGACGAGGCCGAGCGGGTGTGGGTGTTCCTCCACTCCGGCTCGCGCGGCGTCGGCAACAAGATCGCCCAGCGGCACATCGCCGTCGCGGCCGACCTGTGCGCGAAGTGGTGGATCAGCCTGCCCCACCCGGACCTCGCCTACCTCGTGGAGGGCACCGACGAGTTCTGGGCCTACGTCCGCGAGCTGCGGTGGGCCCAGGAGTTCGCGCGGCTCAACCGGGCGGAGATGGTCGACCGGGTGATGACGTGCGTGGAGGAGTTCGTCGGTCGTGACCTGGAGCGCCTCGAGGAGGTCTCCTGCCACCACAACTACACCGAGCAGGAGCGCCACTTCGGCCGGCAGGTCTGGCTCTCCCGCAAGGGGGCGATCTCCGCGAAGGCGGGCGAGCTGGGGCTCATCCCGGGGTCGATGGGCGACAGGTCGTACGTCGTCGCGGGCTTGGGCAACCGGGTGGCGCTGAGCAGTGCGCCGCACGGTGCCGGCCGGGCGCTGTCGCGGGCGAAGGCGCGGCGGACCTTCACCCAGGAGGACCTCGTCGAGCGCATGGCCGGGGTCGAGTGGGACGCCTCCTCGCCGGCGTTCCTCGACGAGCACCCGGGTGCGTACAAGCCCATCGACGTCGTCATGGCCGACGCGGCGGACCTCGTGGAGGTCCGGCACGAGCTGCGTCAGGTCGTCAACGTCAAGGGCGACTGA
- a CDS encoding HpcH/HpaI aldolase/citrate lyase family protein, which translates to MPTTRGVDAQIARSWLLVNAGRPDDFEPAARSRADQVILDVEDAVDPANKAEARKGVIEWLETSGHSAWVRINDHTTPFWADDVRELAVAAASGGGLAGVMLAKTEAPEHVTETFDRLGGHLPVIALVESALGIEEAVRIARARGAFRLAFGSGDYRRDTGTAADDLAMAYPRSRLVVASRIGGLPGPIDGPTVGSSHAVLREQSALTVALGLTGKLCLQTEQVPVINEVISPTQSDIAWAQDFLADFEARGRVVRDGSDLPRLGRARKIMTLATALGIVPSV; encoded by the coding sequence ATGCCCACCACCCGTGGCGTGGACGCCCAGATCGCCCGCTCGTGGCTGCTCGTCAACGCCGGTCGCCCCGACGACTTCGAGCCCGCCGCTCGCTCGCGCGCCGACCAGGTCATCCTCGACGTCGAGGACGCCGTCGACCCGGCCAACAAGGCCGAGGCCCGCAAGGGCGTCATCGAGTGGCTGGAGACCAGCGGGCACAGCGCCTGGGTGCGCATCAACGACCACACGACCCCCTTCTGGGCGGACGACGTCCGCGAGCTCGCTGTCGCTGCCGCCTCCGGTGGGGGACTGGCTGGCGTCATGCTCGCCAAGACGGAGGCCCCCGAGCACGTCACCGAGACCTTCGACCGGCTCGGCGGCCACCTCCCGGTCATCGCCCTGGTCGAGTCGGCGCTCGGCATCGAGGAGGCCGTGCGCATCGCTCGCGCCCGCGGCGCCTTCCGCCTGGCCTTCGGCAGCGGCGACTACCGCCGCGACACCGGCACCGCCGCCGACGACCTCGCGATGGCGTACCCGCGCTCCCGCCTGGTCGTGGCCAGCCGCATCGGCGGACTGCCCGGCCCCATCGACGGACCCACCGTCGGTTCCAGCCACGCCGTGCTGCGCGAGCAGTCGGCGCTCACGGTGGCGCTGGGCCTGACCGGCAAGCTCTGCCTGCAGACCGAGCAGGTGCCGGTCATCAACGAGGTCATCAGCCCGACGCAGTCCGACATCGCGTGGGCGCAGGACTTCCTCGCCGACTTCGAGGCCCGCGGTCGCGTGGTCCGGGACGGCTCGGACCTGCCCCGCCTGGGCCGGGCCCGCAAGATCATGACCCTCGCGACCGCGCTGGGCATCGTCCCGTCCGTCTGA
- a CDS encoding phosphatase PAP2 family protein produces the protein MAPTVLAAVVPVVVGSAADGWRGAGLAAAGAVVAVVPGLLLVLHLVRRGRVVDHHLPDRADRPRVLGAAGVGVVAAAALVASLGAPPALRVLFAAMVVLLAVVVVVSSRWKVSLHAAAAAASLGALLAALGPWALVGLPLLVVLAASRVVLGAHTPAQVLVGLALGAAAAAVAARLAG, from the coding sequence ATGGCCCCGACCGTCCTCGCCGCCGTGGTGCCCGTCGTCGTCGGCTCCGCTGCCGACGGGTGGCGGGGTGCCGGCCTCGCGGCGGCGGGCGCGGTGGTGGCCGTGGTGCCCGGCCTGCTGCTGGTGCTGCACCTCGTGCGGCGGGGGCGCGTGGTCGACCACCACCTGCCCGACCGCGCCGACAGGCCCCGCGTGCTCGGCGCGGCGGGAGTGGGCGTGGTCGCCGCCGCGGCGCTCGTGGCGTCGCTGGGAGCCCCGCCGGCCCTGCGCGTGTTGTTCGCGGCGATGGTCGTGCTCCTCGCCGTGGTCGTGGTGGTGTCGTCGCGCTGGAAGGTGTCGCTGCACGCGGCGGCGGCCGCCGCCTCGCTCGGCGCGCTGCTGGCGGCGCTGGGGCCGTGGGCGCTGGTGGGCCTGCCGCTGCTGGTGGTGCTGGCCGCGTCGCGCGTGGTGCTGGGAGCGCACACGCCGGCGCAGGTGCTGGTGGGGCTGGCGCTGGGGGCTGCCGCGGCAGCGGTGGCGGCCCGGCTCGCCGGCTGA
- a CDS encoding TetR/AcrR family transcriptional regulator → MPEDPRVVRSRAAVVTGAAELLLEDGPGAVTVDAVVQRTGVARSTIYRHFPTSTDVLRAAVDAVLPVAVPLEELVPQGAAAAPQQLRAALGRRLHVTADQLSTAAWTRALPALLELVARDPSLEEHRAQIVARHREPLEELLRAVRDAGLLPADADLAVVAARLLGPLFYRRLISGEPLTHELCDHLVDAVLTSGDPR, encoded by the coding sequence GTGCCCGAAGACCCGAGGGTGGTGCGCTCCCGCGCCGCCGTCGTGACCGGAGCCGCCGAGCTGCTGCTCGAGGACGGCCCCGGGGCGGTCACCGTCGACGCCGTCGTCCAGCGGACCGGCGTCGCCAGGTCCACCATCTACCGCCACTTCCCCACGAGCACGGACGTGCTGCGCGCCGCCGTCGACGCGGTGCTGCCCGTCGCCGTGCCGCTGGAGGAGCTCGTCCCGCAGGGCGCAGCGGCCGCCCCCCAGCAGCTGCGCGCCGCGCTGGGGCGCCGTCTGCACGTCACCGCCGACCAGCTGTCCACCGCCGCCTGGACGCGCGCGCTGCCGGCGCTGCTGGAGCTGGTGGCCCGCGACCCCTCCCTGGAGGAGCACCGGGCGCAGATCGTCGCCCGCCACCGCGAGCCCCTCGAGGAGCTGCTGCGCGCCGTGCGCGACGCCGGGCTGCTCCCCGCGGACGCCGACCTCGCCGTCGTCGCCGCCCGCCTGCTCGGCCCGCTCTTCTACCGCCGCCTCATCAGCGGCGAGCCCCTCACCCACGAGCTCTGCGACCACCTGGTCGACGCCGTCCTCACCTCCGGAGACCCCCGATGA
- a CDS encoding DUF3533 domain-containing protein, translating into MSHQHAHRLEPERPTLRAELRDAIAPRTVALVVAVLLLQLGFVLSYVGAFHDPKPHDVAVTVVGPTQQVADQTAAALNGIDGSPLDATASTDAAAARADLTDDATSAVLVISPTSTQDQLLVTTAGGASTATAVQTVLTRAEATQGRTVAVEDVVPAAGGDARGLSGFYLVTGWVVGGYLLAALLGVARGARPATLRRAVIRLSAVLPYAVVSGIGGAVVVGPVLGALPDDAATFWGLAGTGALVVVAAATVTMALQVLAGTIGIGLAVLLFVVLGNPSAGGAYPPALLPPFWAWLSGVLPNGAAVDAVRRIAYFDGADVGQRLLVVLAWAVVGAAVALVAARWHQLRTDGRARARTADAASAPEPSAA; encoded by the coding sequence ATGAGCCACCAGCACGCCCACCGCCTCGAGCCCGAGCGCCCCACGCTGCGCGCCGAGCTGCGCGACGCCATCGCACCCCGCACGGTCGCCCTCGTCGTCGCCGTCCTCCTGCTGCAGCTGGGCTTCGTGCTGAGCTACGTGGGGGCCTTCCACGACCCGAAGCCGCACGACGTCGCCGTGACGGTGGTCGGCCCCACCCAGCAGGTGGCGGACCAGACCGCCGCCGCGCTCAACGGCATCGACGGCAGCCCGCTGGACGCCACCGCCTCCACCGACGCCGCCGCCGCGCGCGCCGACCTCACCGACGACGCCACCAGCGCCGTCCTCGTCATCAGCCCCACCTCCACGCAGGACCAGCTGCTCGTGACCACCGCGGGCGGAGCGTCCACCGCTACCGCCGTCCAGACCGTGCTCACCCGCGCCGAGGCCACGCAGGGCCGCACGGTGGCGGTGGAGGACGTCGTGCCCGCCGCCGGCGGCGACGCCCGCGGCCTGTCGGGCTTCTATCTCGTCACCGGCTGGGTGGTCGGCGGGTACCTGCTGGCCGCGCTGCTGGGCGTGGCCCGCGGTGCCCGGCCCGCGACCCTGCGCCGCGCGGTGATCCGTCTGAGCGCGGTGCTCCCGTACGCCGTGGTGTCGGGGATCGGGGGAGCGGTGGTGGTCGGCCCGGTGCTCGGGGCGCTCCCCGACGACGCGGCCACGTTCTGGGGCCTCGCCGGGACGGGTGCGCTCGTCGTCGTCGCTGCTGCGACCGTGACCATGGCGCTGCAGGTGCTCGCGGGCACGATCGGCATCGGCCTGGCGGTGCTGCTGTTCGTCGTCCTGGGCAACCCCAGCGCCGGGGGTGCGTACCCGCCGGCGCTGCTGCCGCCGTTCTGGGCGTGGCTGTCGGGCGTGCTGCCCAACGGGGCGGCCGTGGACGCGGTCCGCCGGATCGCCTACTTCGACGGCGCGGACGTCGGCCAGCGGTTGCTCGTGGTGCTCGCGTGGGCCGTGGTCGGTGCAGCGGTCGCCCTGGTGGCTGCGCGCTGGCACCAGCTCCGCACCGACGGCCGCGCCCGTGCCCGCACCGCCGACGCGGCCAGCGCGCCCGAGCCCTCCGCCGCCTGA
- a CDS encoding ATP-binding cassette domain-containing protein has protein sequence MIEARNLVKRYGAKTAVNDLSFTVTPGHVTGFLGPNGAGKSTTMRMVVGLDRPTSGAVTVNGKRYTEHRTPLAEVGTLLEAKAVHKGRSAHDHLLALAQSQGIGRKRVAEVIDLVGLHDVARKRAGGFSLGMGQRLGIASALLGDPSTIILDEPVNGLDPDGVLWIRTLLRGLAAEGRTVFVSSHLMSEMALTAEKLVIVGRGRLLADTTVEDLIATATDRPVVVRSPQAGELGRLLVSTGASVTDVEVGELSVTGTTAERIGEVAAERGIVLHELHTERASLEQVYMALTRDSREYTTDDDTDAADQRAQQEQEVAA, from the coding sequence GTGATCGAAGCCCGGAACCTCGTCAAGCGCTACGGCGCCAAGACCGCCGTCAACGACCTCAGCTTCACCGTGACCCCCGGCCACGTCACCGGCTTCCTCGGCCCGAACGGCGCCGGCAAGTCGACCACCATGCGGATGGTCGTCGGTCTCGACCGGCCGACCAGCGGCGCGGTCACGGTCAACGGCAAGCGCTACACCGAGCACCGCACCCCGCTCGCCGAGGTCGGCACGCTGCTCGAGGCCAAGGCGGTGCACAAGGGCCGCAGCGCCCACGACCACCTCCTCGCCCTCGCCCAGAGCCAGGGCATCGGCCGCAAGCGCGTGGCCGAGGTCATCGACCTCGTCGGCCTGCACGACGTGGCCCGCAAGCGCGCCGGCGGCTTCTCCCTGGGCATGGGGCAGCGTCTCGGCATCGCCTCGGCCCTGCTGGGGGACCCGTCCACGATCATCCTCGACGAGCCCGTCAACGGCCTCGACCCCGACGGCGTGCTGTGGATCCGCACCCTGCTGCGGGGCCTGGCGGCCGAGGGCCGCACGGTCTTCGTCAGCTCCCACCTCATGAGCGAGATGGCGCTGACCGCCGAGAAGCTGGTCATCGTGGGCCGCGGGCGGCTGCTGGCCGACACCACCGTCGAGGACCTCATCGCCACCGCCACCGACCGGCCCGTGGTGGTCCGGTCGCCGCAGGCCGGCGAGCTGGGCCGGCTGCTGGTCAGCACCGGCGCCAGCGTCACCGACGTCGAGGTGGGGGAGCTGTCCGTGACCGGCACCACCGCCGAGCGCATCGGGGAGGTCGCCGCCGAGCGCGGCATCGTGCTGCACGAGCTGCACACCGAGCGCGCGTCGCTGGAGCAGGTCTACATGGCCCTCACCCGCGACTCCCGCGAGTACACCACCGACGACGACACCGACGCTGCCGACCAGCGCGCGCAGCAGGAGCAGGAGGTGGCGGCATGA
- a CDS encoding ABC transporter permease subunit: MTTNPLTDGTRTTTSEQRSVPAPREHRSSHRVDAAPSGATLPRAVLAEWTKLRSLRSTWWTLLIALGLAIGFAALIAAVLSNPENAQPRGGPGARGLADPVAAALGATGFSALVLGVLGALVASGEYATGSISSSLMALPRRWPLVVAKASVLLAVLVPFTLVLSLGALWIAQVVYGDKATIDWTASETVFAVLGNSAYLVAVALFGLGLGLLLRATAGAITFLVAVVFVAPPLLQLVTWDWVQAIAHRFPDVAAASLQSTTATGVLSDVAAWLTLLGWAVVPVALGALALQRRDA, encoded by the coding sequence ATGACCACCAACCCCTTGACCGACGGCACCAGGACGACGACGAGCGAGCAGCGCAGCGTCCCCGCTCCGCGCGAGCACCGCTCGAGCCACCGCGTCGACGCCGCCCCCTCCGGCGCCACGCTGCCGCGGGCCGTGCTGGCCGAGTGGACCAAGCTCCGCTCGCTGCGCTCGACGTGGTGGACGCTGCTCATCGCCCTCGGCCTGGCCATCGGCTTCGCTGCGCTCATCGCCGCGGTCCTGTCCAACCCCGAGAACGCGCAGCCGCGCGGCGGGCCGGGCGCACGGGGTCTGGCCGACCCCGTGGCCGCGGCGCTGGGCGCCACCGGCTTCTCCGCGCTCGTCCTCGGCGTGCTCGGTGCGCTGGTGGCCTCGGGGGAGTACGCCACCGGGTCGATCTCCTCCAGCCTGATGGCTCTGCCGCGCCGCTGGCCGCTCGTGGTGGCCAAGGCCTCGGTGCTGCTGGCGGTGCTCGTGCCGTTCACGCTCGTGCTCTCCCTCGGCGCCCTGTGGATCGCCCAGGTGGTCTACGGCGACAAGGCCACCATCGACTGGACGGCCAGCGAGACGGTCTTCGCCGTGCTCGGCAACAGCGCCTACCTCGTGGCCGTGGCGCTGTTCGGCCTCGGCCTCGGACTGCTGCTGAGGGCGACCGCCGGCGCCATCACGTTCCTCGTGGCGGTGGTGTTCGTGGCGCCGCCGCTGCTGCAGCTGGTGACGTGGGACTGGGTGCAGGCCATCGCGCACCGCTTCCCCGACGTCGCCGCGGCCTCGCTGCAGTCGACCACCGCGACCGGTGTGCTGTCCGACGTGGCCGCCTGGCTGACCCTGCTGGGCTGGGCCGTGGTGCCGGTGGCGCTGGGAGCCCTCGCCCTGCAGCGCCGCGACGCCTGA